The Borrelia coriaceae DNA window GAATAATAGTTTAAGATACAAAAAAATAAACATTCTAGTTATAAAAATGACCTTAAAGACAATATTTTATATACAATGCTAAGCATCTAAATTTGACTTTAAGAGTAAGTATTTGCTAAGATTTTTATAGTTAAATTTATATATTTTTAATGTGTTTAGTTAACTTGTAAAGTACATGCAAAGAGAACATTTAATTAATAAGTTAATAAAGGAAAATACACAATTAAATGAAGAACTAAATCTTCTAAAACTTAATCTTAAAGATAAGAAAACCAAGCAAACAAGAAGTATTCCTATAAGGTTTTATCTTAATGATAAGATAATAAGATTAGTAAAGAGGTGTATAGAAAAACTTAAAGAAAAAGACCCAATCTCAGGATGGTTTGTATATTTACTCTCAATTACTGGTTGTAGAGGTGTTGAGATTCAAAATGTAAAACTTACTGATATCTCTAAAGAGAGAAGTAGTGATGGTGAAATGTTTTATTCTATTCGTGTAAATGTAGCTAAAAAAAGAAATAGTATATGCATAAGAGAAGTAGTCATTAGCAAATCTGAATTCAACTCTATAATGCAAGCGCATCAAAACTACTTTCTATCTAAAGGAAAAGACACAAGGCGTACATATCTCTTTCAAAAAAGTAAAGTTAAATTTAAAGACAACAAAATTGATATAATTAACATTTCAAAACAGTTTAAGGAATTACTAGTTAAATCTGGATTTAAATATCGTAAGTCCTTACATATATGCCGTAATATATTTATAGCATCACTTAAAGCTAAAGGATACAATTCATTTGAAATAAAAGAACTTATGAAATACTCATCCACTTCTGAAATTGATAATGTCTATGGCCTATCCAGTGCTAGTAAGATACAAGCTTACAAAGATATCAAAAATAGCTTAAATTAACTACTAGTTTTTGCTAAAATATTGTATAATATTAACAAATGAAAAACTAAACAAGCAAAATTTTACTTCATATAAAAACTAAGAGGCTTTAGGTCTCTATTTTTTTACACATAAATTAATACCTATATACTGAATATTTCCTTTTGGATATACCTAGTGTTTTTACAAGTTATACTTGATTTACTAGTTTTGTATGAAGTTGCTAGTATCTCATATTTAGTATGACCAAAAGTATTAGCTATACCACTTGATAAAGCTATATAATTAATATGAAGATTATATTTTAAAAAAAGTTCTAATACCTCCTTATCATCAAATTCACTTATTGCAAACTTCCAATTATATCTCTTCATTTCTATAATGAGCTTTTCTAAACAGTCTAAATTCCAACCCCGATTCTCATGCAAACGACCTCGTGATATTGAATATGGAGGATCAAGATATACAAATGTTGAAGGAATCTTATCTTTCTTAGTTACAGCATTTAAAAAGTCAAATATGTCACGAGAAGTCAATACTGCAAAATTAAGCATTTCTTTGATTTTGGATTTATAAGTATTTAACTTCTCTAAAAATAGTTTCTTAGAATTATTTTTATTAAATTTTATAGTTGTACTACATGTACCATAAATAGAATACAGAGTCCTTAATATGACATATTCTATTTTATCTTGATTCTCATTTATAACTCTGTCATAAATAATTGCTTCTCTTACACGTCTGTAAAGCAAATCAGGATCTTGTTTTAAAAAATAAAAAAGCTTGTATATAAACTTAGAATTATCATTGAGTATGTTATAACAAGCTAATGGTTTTGCAAAAAATATAGATCCAGTACCAAAAAATCCTTCGATATATAAAGTATGTTTAGGAAAAAGACTTATAATGTTGGCTTTGTACCTATACTTACTGCCTTCTCTATTTAATAATTTCAAATTTTATTAAATACCCTTTTTGATGTAACTTGATATTCCTTACCTTTTCCATCAAGACA harbors:
- a CDS encoding DNA adenine methylase; protein product: MKLLNREGSKYRYKANIISLFPKHTLYIEGFFGTGSIFFAKPLACYNILNDNSKFIYKLFYFLKQDPDLLYRRVREAIIYDRVINENQDKIEYVILRTLYSIYGTCSTTIKFNKNNSKKLFLEKLNTYKSKIKEMLNFAVLTSRDIFDFLNAVTKKDKIPSTFVYLDPPYSISRGRLHENRGWNLDCLEKLIIEMKRYNWKFAISEFDDKEVLELFLKYNLHINYIALSSGIANTFGHTKYEILATSYKTSKSSITCKNTRYIQKEIFSI
- a CDS encoding tyrosine-type recombinase/integrase, with the protein product MQREHLINKLIKENTQLNEELNLLKLNLKDKKTKQTRSIPIRFYLNDKIIRLVKRCIEKLKEKDPISGWFVYLLSITGCRGVEIQNVKLTDISKERSSDGEMFYSIRVNVAKKRNSICIREVVISKSEFNSIMQAHQNYFLSKGKDTRRTYLFQKSKVKFKDNKIDIINISKQFKELLVKSGFKYRKSLHICRNIFIASLKAKGYNSFEIKELMKYSSTSEIDNVYGLSSASKIQAYKDIKNSLN